From the Hymenobacter yonginensis genome, one window contains:
- a CDS encoding PAS domain S-box protein → MITPILNIFASPAPKKPASRVLRQQRLRATVQQQQQQILALQARLAAAPARPSDLQALVEGVPGALCEWVQHLDGTCQTVYLSPVLSYLFGVPCTDVCSLTGFVHPKDRLRLMHSLETATRHRTSWQFEGRVLLAGQSMRWWRGTAEVTEASALGVRFRAILQDVTGIVENQKGLVESEKRWQAARDGVGNDTWQYNWQTHEHSLSPRYQALLGYNRRPIHLDQPPASWLCYDNVLPEQQQEAHKAVMAYLNGEVAIYSATYRVLDSYGEARWILSRGMITQRDAQGNPLLVSGTHTDVTEITKAKLELEASSLRLSSTIASMQRAVLLEDENERVILVNQAFCDMFALAYTPEQLVGSDCSWLVEQIGPKFLNQEVFIGAIRHTRRELLSDNAVVKLEDGRTLERHATPIYANGNYIGFLWKYEDITKRKKDEALLRRREEKYRSILENLNLGLLEIDLDGKVMFANESYCQISGYTKEETLNRRLDHLLVKDASKRLMQENHRPHTAGLTDTYELPIKTKLGELKWLLVGRSPLFDKDKQMIGSIGVHLDITHQKQMEAKLREAKKHAEESTRAKEIFLANMSHEIRTPMNAILGMSQLLNKTSLSGQQHNYLHAISTSAENLLVIINDILDLSKIDAGKMAIERIGFSLRRVCEQVEKTLRYKAEDKGLSLLIEVSPDVPDVLIGDPYRITQVLLNLAGNSIKFTEKGHVVVSCELAGTVDHATIVEFCVRDTGIGIDPAYLKRLFENFSQEDSSVSRKFGGTGLGLSISRSLVHLMGGEIQIQSEKFQGTVSNFTLVLPTGSVSDLPRQELTLGSMFIREGMRGKRVLLVEDNEYNRVLAKSFLRQAHIEVIEAENGAVAVDLARRQQFDLVLMDVQMPIMNGYEATSQLRKELGLTIPIIALTANAIRGDNQACLTAGMDDYLSKPFHEDELLKMVHEWLLSPPNTDAANSLYRTDLLRQAAHNDANFVTFMLRTFVSSSTDVLQALHAGLAAHDLPALRGAAHKIKPSLRHLQIKQVLALMEQLENWDGPFDEPVLAALIGKADKLLRQVTAQILANLQAQGSEEPA, encoded by the coding sequence ATGATAACACCCATACTCAACATTTTTGCCTCCCCGGCCCCGAAAAAACCTGCGTCGCGGGTACTGCGGCAGCAGCGGCTGCGCGCCACGGTGCAGCAGCAGCAGCAGCAGATTCTGGCGCTGCAGGCCCGGCTGGCTGCGGCCCCGGCCCGGCCCTCCGACCTGCAGGCGCTGGTGGAAGGCGTGCCCGGCGCGCTCTGTGAGTGGGTGCAGCACCTCGACGGCACCTGCCAGACAGTATACCTGAGCCCGGTGCTGAGTTACCTGTTTGGCGTGCCCTGCACCGATGTATGCTCATTGACCGGCTTTGTGCACCCCAAAGACCGGCTGCGCCTGATGCACTCACTGGAAACGGCCACCCGCCACCGCACCAGCTGGCAGTTTGAGGGCCGCGTGCTGCTGGCCGGCCAGTCCATGCGCTGGTGGCGCGGCACGGCCGAAGTAACCGAAGCCAGTGCGCTGGGAGTGCGTTTCCGCGCCATTCTGCAGGACGTAACCGGCATCGTGGAAAACCAGAAGGGGCTGGTGGAAAGCGAAAAGCGCTGGCAGGCTGCCCGCGACGGTGTGGGCAACGACACCTGGCAATACAATTGGCAGACGCACGAGCATTCGCTGTCGCCGCGCTACCAGGCGCTGCTGGGCTACAACCGCCGGCCGATACACCTGGATCAACCGCCAGCTTCGTGGCTCTGCTACGACAATGTGCTGCCCGAACAGCAGCAGGAAGCCCACAAGGCCGTTATGGCTTACCTGAACGGCGAAGTGGCTATCTACTCGGCCACGTACCGGGTGCTGGACTCCTACGGCGAGGCCCGCTGGATTCTGTCGCGCGGCATGATCACGCAGCGCGACGCGCAGGGCAACCCCCTGCTGGTTTCGGGCACCCACACCGACGTCACGGAAATCACGAAGGCCAAGCTGGAGCTGGAAGCCTCGTCGTTGCGGCTCAGCAGCACCATTGCCAGCATGCAGCGCGCCGTGCTGCTGGAAGACGAAAACGAGCGGGTGATTCTGGTGAACCAGGCCTTCTGCGACATGTTTGCCCTGGCGTACACGCCCGAGCAGCTGGTGGGCTCCGACTGCAGCTGGCTGGTAGAGCAGATCGGGCCCAAGTTTCTGAATCAGGAGGTCTTTATCGGGGCCATCCGGCACACCCGCCGGGAGCTGCTTTCTGACAACGCAGTGGTGAAGCTCGAAGACGGGCGCACCCTCGAGCGGCACGCTACGCCCATTTATGCCAACGGCAACTACATCGGGTTCCTGTGGAAATACGAGGACATCACGAAGCGCAAAAAGGATGAGGCACTGCTGCGGCGGCGCGAGGAAAAATACCGCAGCATTCTGGAGAACCTGAACCTGGGGCTGCTGGAAATAGACCTCGATGGCAAAGTCATGTTCGCCAACGAGAGCTACTGCCAGATCAGCGGCTACACCAAGGAGGAAACCCTCAACCGCCGCCTCGACCACCTGCTGGTGAAAGATGCCTCCAAGCGCCTGATGCAGGAAAACCACCGCCCCCACACCGCCGGCCTCACCGACACCTACGAGCTGCCCATCAAAACCAAGCTGGGCGAGCTGAAATGGCTGCTGGTAGGCCGCTCGCCGCTGTTCGATAAGGACAAGCAGATGATCGGCTCGATTGGCGTACACCTCGACATCACGCACCAGAAGCAGATGGAGGCCAAGCTGCGCGAGGCCAAAAAGCACGCCGAGGAATCGACGCGGGCCAAAGAGATTTTCCTGGCCAACATGAGCCACGAAATCCGTACGCCCATGAACGCCATTCTGGGCATGAGCCAGCTGCTCAACAAAACCTCGCTCTCGGGGCAGCAGCACAACTACCTGCACGCCATTTCCACCTCGGCCGAAAACCTGCTGGTCATCATCAACGACATCCTGGACTTGTCGAAGATTGATGCCGGCAAGATGGCCATCGAGCGGATTGGGTTCAGCTTGCGCCGCGTGTGTGAGCAGGTGGAAAAAACGCTGCGCTATAAGGCAGAGGACAAAGGCCTGAGCCTGCTCATCGAAGTCAGCCCCGACGTGCCGGACGTGCTCATCGGCGACCCGTACCGCATTACGCAGGTGCTGCTCAACCTGGCCGGCAACTCCATCAAATTCACCGAAAAGGGCCACGTAGTGGTATCGTGCGAGCTGGCCGGCACCGTCGACCACGCCACCATCGTCGAGTTCTGCGTGCGCGATACCGGCATTGGCATCGACCCGGCCTACCTCAAGCGGCTGTTTGAGAACTTCAGCCAGGAAGACTCGTCGGTGTCGCGCAAGTTTGGCGGCACGGGCCTGGGCCTGAGCATTTCGCGCAGCCTGGTGCACCTGATGGGCGGTGAAATCCAGATTCAAAGCGAAAAATTCCAGGGCACGGTCAGCAACTTCACGCTGGTGCTGCCCACGGGCTCCGTCTCCGATTTGCCGCGCCAGGAGCTTACGCTGGGCTCGATGTTTATCCGGGAGGGTATGCGCGGCAAGCGGGTGCTGCTGGTGGAAGACAACGAGTACAACCGCGTGCTGGCCAAGTCGTTTCTGCGCCAGGCCCACATTGAGGTCATTGAGGCCGAAAACGGCGCCGTGGCCGTGGATCTGGCCCGCAGGCAGCAGTTTGATCTGGTGCTGATGGATGTGCAGATGCCCATTATGAACGGCTACGAGGCTACGTCGCAGCTGCGCAAAGAGCTGGGCCTGACCATTCCCATCATTGCCCTCACGGCCAACGCCATTCGGGGCGACAACCAAGCCTGCCTAACGGCGGGCATGGACGACTACCTGTCGAAGCCGTTTCACGAAGACGAGCTGCTGAAAATGGTGCACGAGTGGCTGCTCTCGCCGCCCAACACCGATGCGGCCAACAGCCTCTACCGCACCGACCTGCTCCGGCAGGCGGCCCACAACGACGCCAACTTCGTGACGTTTATGCTGCGCACCTTCGTGAGTAGCAGCACCGACGTGCTGCAGGCGCTGCACGCCGGCCTGGCCGCCCACGACCTGCCGGCGCTACGCGGGGCCGCGCACAAAATAAAGCCCAGCCTGCGGCACCTGCAGATCAAGCAGGTGCTGGCTCTGATGGAGCAGCTGGAAAACTGGGACGGCCCCTTCGACGAGCCGGTGCTGGCCGCCCTGATCGGCAAAGCCGACAAGCTGCTGCGCCAGGTGACGGCCCAGATTCTGGCCAATCTGCAGGCGCAGGGCAGTGAGGAACCAGCGTAG
- a CDS encoding sigma-54-dependent transcriptional regulator yields the protein MKSDLCSKFTICIIEDDPWYGQLLQYQLSLNPDYCVSLYTSGQEFFEKVTARPDVITIDFSLPDISGDKLLKKLVSKYPGLPVIVISSQSKIVTAVELLKQGATDYLIKDENTKELLWNAILRVRENVSLKQEVKRLEQQLHEKYTFNNLLKGNSPALQATFGLMEKAAQTPVNVSITGETGTGKELVAKAIHMNSDRQKGPFVAMNMAAIPSELVESELFGHEKGSFTGAQGRKIGRFEEANGGTLFLDEIGELPAAIQSKLLRVLQERELQRVGGSETIKLNVRLITATHKNLADEVRAGSFREDLYYRIIGLPINLPPLRDRSSDIVFLAKHFVDDFCREYRKPPLLLGPGVCDKLLAYDYPGNVRELKTTMELAAVLSNGTEIKPSDVVFTPSARSNELLAEEKTLREYTRTIIRHHLNKYQNNVPLVAQKLDIGRSTIYKMVQEGEI from the coding sequence ATGAAATCCGACCTTTGTTCAAAGTTTACCATCTGCATCATCGAGGACGACCCTTGGTATGGGCAGCTGCTACAATACCAGCTCTCCCTCAATCCCGACTACTGCGTCAGCCTATACACTTCGGGGCAGGAGTTTTTTGAAAAGGTTACCGCGCGGCCTGACGTTATTACCATCGATTTTTCGCTGCCCGACATCAGCGGCGACAAACTGCTCAAGAAGCTGGTAAGCAAATACCCGGGGCTGCCGGTCATCGTTATCAGCTCGCAAAGCAAAATCGTGACGGCAGTGGAGTTGCTTAAGCAAGGCGCCACCGACTACCTCATCAAGGACGAAAACACCAAGGAACTGCTCTGGAACGCCATTCTGCGGGTCCGGGAAAACGTCAGCCTCAAGCAGGAAGTGAAGCGCCTGGAGCAGCAGCTGCACGAGAAGTACACGTTCAACAACCTGTTGAAAGGCAACAGCCCCGCGCTGCAGGCCACGTTTGGGCTGATGGAAAAGGCGGCCCAGACGCCCGTGAACGTGTCCATCACCGGGGAAACGGGCACCGGCAAAGAGCTGGTAGCCAAAGCCATTCATATGAACTCCGACCGGCAGAAAGGTCCGTTTGTGGCCATGAACATGGCCGCTATTCCGTCGGAACTGGTGGAAAGTGAGCTGTTCGGCCACGAGAAAGGCTCGTTCACGGGGGCGCAGGGCCGCAAAATCGGGCGCTTCGAGGAGGCCAACGGCGGCACGCTGTTTCTGGACGAAATCGGGGAGCTGCCGGCCGCCATCCAGTCGAAGCTGCTGCGGGTGCTGCAGGAGCGGGAGCTGCAGCGGGTAGGCGGCAGCGAAACCATCAAGCTGAACGTGCGCCTGATTACGGCCACCCATAAAAACCTGGCCGACGAGGTGCGGGCCGGCAGCTTCCGCGAAGACCTGTACTACCGCATCATCGGGCTACCCATCAACCTGCCGCCGCTGCGGGACCGAAGCAGCGACATTGTGTTTCTGGCCAAACACTTCGTGGACGACTTCTGCCGCGAGTACCGCAAGCCGCCCCTGCTGCTAGGCCCCGGCGTCTGCGACAAGCTGCTGGCCTACGACTACCCCGGCAACGTGCGCGAACTGAAAACCACGATGGAGCTGGCGGCCGTGCTCAGCAACGGCACCGAAATCAAGCCTTCCGACGTCGTATTTACGCCTTCTGCCAGAAGCAACGAGCTGCTGGCGGAAGAGAAGACGCTGCGTGAATACACGCGCACCATCATCCGGCACCACCTCAACAAGTACCAGAACAATGTACCGCTGGTAGCGCAGAAGCTGGATATCGGCCGCTCCACGATTTATAAGATGGTTCAGGAAGGCGAAATATGA
- a CDS encoding DUF1972 domain-containing protein, which translates to MSSKKVAIIGTVGLPACYGGFETLTAYLVKHLSQEHDFTVYCTGKRYPKAQRQSHCGGARLVFLPFDANGIQSILYDCLSILHALLYADVLLVLGVSGGIMLPFVKLFTKKKIIVSIDGIEWRRAKWNFLARWYLRLAESLAVRFSHADISDNDAIQDYTAQTYSTRSRVVEYGGDHATRQPITQEHKIRYPFLCHPYAFKVCRIEPENNVPMILAAFAELPEYPLVLVGNWNNSEFGRTMKARYGSCPNLHLLDPIYDQNELNVLRGNCFVYVHGHSAGGTNPSLVEAMSLGLPVLAFGVSFNKATAEHKALFFSTQDDIKTTIKNTTFAQWQQQGAAMQAIARRRYTWDVVARKYNYLIHSVCTATEKGGLHPRLSQFSQEVLLQNQLGHYQALNMFYENEG; encoded by the coding sequence ATGTCCAGCAAGAAAGTAGCCATCATCGGTACCGTTGGTTTGCCCGCCTGCTACGGCGGCTTCGAAACCCTTACCGCTTACCTGGTAAAGCACCTCAGCCAGGAACACGATTTCACGGTGTACTGCACCGGCAAGCGCTACCCCAAAGCCCAGCGCCAGTCACACTGCGGCGGGGCGCGGCTGGTGTTTCTGCCCTTCGATGCCAACGGCATCCAGAGCATCCTCTACGACTGCCTGTCGATTCTGCACGCGCTGCTGTACGCCGATGTGCTGCTGGTGCTGGGCGTGTCGGGCGGCATCATGCTGCCCTTCGTGAAGCTGTTTACCAAGAAGAAAATCATTGTTTCCATCGACGGGATTGAGTGGCGGCGGGCGAAATGGAATTTCCTGGCCCGCTGGTATCTGCGGCTGGCCGAGTCCCTGGCCGTCCGGTTTTCGCACGCCGATATTTCCGATAACGACGCCATCCAGGACTACACGGCCCAGACCTACAGCACCCGCAGCCGCGTGGTGGAATACGGCGGCGACCATGCCACCCGCCAGCCCATCACCCAGGAACATAAAATCCGCTACCCGTTTCTGTGCCACCCCTACGCCTTCAAGGTGTGCCGCATCGAGCCCGAAAACAACGTGCCGATGATTCTGGCCGCGTTTGCCGAGCTGCCAGAGTATCCGTTGGTGCTGGTGGGCAACTGGAACAACAGCGAGTTTGGCCGCACTATGAAAGCCCGCTACGGCTCCTGCCCCAACCTGCACCTGCTCGACCCGATTTACGACCAGAATGAGTTGAATGTGCTGCGCGGCAACTGCTTTGTGTATGTGCACGGCCACAGCGCGGGCGGCACCAATCCGTCGTTGGTGGAGGCTATGTCGCTGGGGCTGCCGGTGCTGGCCTTCGGGGTGTCGTTCAACAAAGCCACTGCCGAGCACAAGGCCCTGTTTTTCAGCACCCAGGACGACATCAAAACGACCATCAAAAACACCACGTTTGCGCAGTGGCAGCAGCAGGGCGCCGCAATGCAGGCCATTGCCCGCCGCCGCTACACCTGGGACGTGGTAGCCCGCAAATACAACTACCTCATTCATAGTGTGTGCACCGCCACCGAAAAAGGCGGCCTGCACCCTCGCCTGAGCCAGTTCAGCCAGGAAGTACTGCTCCAAAACCAGCTCGGCCACTACCAGGCCCTGAACATGTTTTACGAAAATGAAGGCTGA
- a CDS encoding glycosyltransferase family 4 protein, which yields MKRILAVHLLNDRSGSPLVLRNALLSLRAAGFHIDLLTGTPAGETGFLSDLPGISTHALPYQWSPSRWRTLLRFAWVQLVVFARVLQLARPGTVVYVNSLLPAAAALAARCRGARVVYHLHEVSIRPALLMRLLRAVANRTAHRALFVSEYVRQALALRVPRQAVVPNVLSAEFIAEAQVSEPAKEPFMVLMACSLKDYKGVPEFVALARAMPELRFELVLNAPAAQVQHYRQQHALPPNLTLFAAVQDMHPFYRRAAVVANLSRPTEWIETFGMTILEALQHGRPVLVPTVGGVSEVNQVGQTGFAIDGHDLPALQLALNLLATNRPTYLRMAAACRHRAAHFSPARFAEQLQQHFQTEMVLPGRPAAAYAPEHCPARA from the coding sequence ATGAAACGCATCCTAGCCGTCCATCTTCTCAACGACCGTAGCGGCAGCCCGCTGGTGCTGCGCAACGCCCTGCTCAGCCTGCGCGCCGCCGGCTTCCACATCGACCTGCTCACGGGCACCCCGGCCGGCGAAACCGGCTTCCTGAGCGACCTGCCCGGCATCAGCACGCACGCGCTGCCCTACCAATGGTCGCCGAGCCGCTGGCGCACGCTGCTGCGCTTTGCGTGGGTGCAGCTGGTGGTGTTTGCGCGGGTGCTGCAGCTGGCGCGCCCTGGCACGGTGGTCTACGTCAACTCGCTGCTGCCGGCGGCGGCGGCGCTGGCGGCCCGCTGCCGGGGCGCGCGGGTGGTCTATCATCTGCACGAGGTATCCATCCGGCCTGCTCTGCTGATGCGGCTGTTGCGGGCCGTGGCCAACCGCACAGCCCACCGGGCGCTGTTTGTGTCGGAGTATGTGCGGCAGGCGCTGGCGCTGCGCGTGCCCCGGCAGGCTGTGGTGCCCAACGTGCTGTCCGCTGAATTCATAGCTGAGGCTCAGGTTTCCGAGCCGGCAAAGGAACCGTTCATGGTGCTTATGGCCTGCTCACTGAAAGACTATAAGGGCGTGCCCGAGTTTGTGGCGCTGGCCCGGGCCATGCCCGAGCTACGATTCGAGCTGGTGCTGAACGCCCCGGCCGCGCAGGTACAGCACTACCGGCAGCAACACGCGCTGCCGCCCAACCTCACGCTGTTTGCGGCGGTGCAGGATATGCATCCTTTCTACCGCCGCGCGGCCGTGGTGGCCAACCTGTCGCGGCCCACCGAGTGGATCGAAACCTTCGGCATGACCATCCTGGAGGCCCTGCAGCACGGCCGGCCGGTGCTGGTGCCCACCGTGGGCGGCGTATCCGAAGTCAACCAGGTAGGCCAAACCGGCTTCGCCATCGATGGCCACGACCTGCCGGCCCTGCAGCTGGCCCTGAACCTGCTGGCCACCAACCGCCCCACCTACCTGCGCATGGCCGCTGCCTGCCGCCACCGCGCCGCCCACTTCTCGCCGGCCCGCTTCGCCGAGCAGCTGCAGCAGCACTTCCAGACCGAAATGGTGCTGCCGGGCCGCCCGGCGGCGGCCTACGCGCCGGAGCACTGCCCGGCCCGCGCATAG
- a CDS encoding glycosyltransferase family 4 protein yields MKTILLTAYAVNPYKGSEDGMGWNFILQAAATHRVVAVTRRNNRPPIERFLAAHPELAPLAARIQFDYFDLPAWMRWWKKGPLLSVLYFYMWQLGLGLWLWHRRPAVDLVHNLNFHNDWTPSFLWLLRRPLVWGPIGHHPPIPADHLRQYGAAAYGKDRLLTLMKHSFWRLDPFLRVTRRSARQVLCMNSTVAPRLRLRPGRFQIMPSVAVDLPAETPTPLTPDAAGRFVVMIAARMVPLKGFDMVIEAFAEFYHALPATDQARAELLLIGSGPEEAFLLQLLQRRGLAACARHLPWLERTKLLTLYREAAVFFFPSHEGAGMVVAEAMSYGVPVLCYRNEGPGELVPPTSQLTVPYDTFQQNIHDFAAQLAALFASPARQATEAQLCRTHVADHHTWARRGQQLARVYQQALSQP; encoded by the coding sequence ATGAAAACCATTCTGCTGACGGCCTACGCCGTGAATCCGTATAAAGGCTCCGAAGACGGCATGGGCTGGAACTTCATTCTGCAGGCCGCCGCCACCCACCGCGTGGTGGCCGTGACGCGGCGCAACAACCGCCCGCCCATCGAGCGGTTTCTGGCCGCCCACCCCGAGCTGGCCCCGCTGGCCGCCCGCATTCAGTTCGACTACTTCGATCTGCCGGCCTGGATGCGCTGGTGGAAGAAAGGGCCGCTGCTGTCGGTGCTTTATTTTTATATGTGGCAGCTGGGGCTGGGCCTGTGGCTGTGGCACCGCCGCCCGGCCGTGGACCTGGTGCACAACCTTAACTTCCACAACGACTGGACGCCCTCGTTTTTGTGGCTGCTGCGCCGCCCGCTGGTATGGGGGCCCATCGGGCACCACCCGCCCATTCCGGCCGACCACCTGCGCCAGTACGGCGCCGCCGCCTACGGCAAAGACCGCCTGCTGACGCTCATGAAGCACAGTTTTTGGCGCCTCGACCCTTTTCTGCGCGTCACGCGCCGCTCGGCCCGCCAGGTGCTATGCATGAACTCCACCGTGGCTCCGCGCCTGCGCCTGCGCCCCGGCCGCTTCCAGATCATGCCTTCGGTAGCTGTCGATTTACCAGCCGAAACGCCCACGCCGCTCACGCCCGATGCGGCTGGCCGGTTTGTGGTGATGATTGCGGCCCGCATGGTGCCGCTCAAGGGCTTTGACATGGTGATTGAGGCCTTTGCCGAGTTCTACCACGCTCTGCCCGCCACCGACCAGGCCCGCGCCGAGCTGCTGCTCATTGGGAGCGGGCCCGAGGAGGCGTTTTTGCTGCAGCTGCTGCAGCGCCGGGGCCTGGCCGCCTGCGCCCGGCACCTACCCTGGCTGGAGCGCACCAAGCTGCTCACGCTCTACCGCGAAGCCGCCGTGTTCTTTTTCCCGTCGCATGAAGGCGCGGGCATGGTGGTGGCCGAGGCCATGAGCTACGGCGTGCCGGTGCTCTGCTACCGCAACGAAGGCCCCGGCGAGCTGGTGCCGCCCACTTCGCAGCTAACGGTGCCCTACGACACCTTCCAGCAAAACATCCACGATTTCGCGGCCCAGCTAGCAGCCCTGTTTGCCAGCCCCGCACGGCAGGCCACCGAGGCGCAGCTGTGCCGCACTCACGTAGCCGACCACCACACTTGGGCGCGGCGCGGCCAGCAGCTGGCCCGCGTCTATCAGCAAGCCCTGTCGCAGCCATGA
- a CDS encoding acyltransferase: protein MKQLLETWVRRRNPHFSIHEAVPVGWLAGFAARTAGAMLRGTQLWLRGRASHGAMLGRGVSFQYLSGIRFGRWLKAGDQVRFSGLSTEGLTLGHSVSIGAFSQVIVSTSLQQPGAFIRIGHHVGIGEFAYLGGAGGLRIDDDCIIGQYFSCHPENHRYADLSTPIRQQGVTHRGIHIGPNCWIGSKVTVLDGVVLGEGCVVAAGAVVTRSFPARSVLGGVPARLLSSREPQPATPHIAELVL from the coding sequence ATGAAACAGCTGCTCGAAACCTGGGTACGCCGCCGCAACCCGCATTTTTCTATTCATGAGGCAGTGCCGGTAGGCTGGCTGGCGGGCTTTGCTGCGCGCACGGCCGGGGCCATGCTGCGCGGCACGCAGCTCTGGCTGCGGGGGCGCGCCAGCCACGGCGCCATGCTGGGCCGGGGCGTGTCGTTTCAGTATCTGAGCGGCATCCGGTTTGGCCGCTGGCTGAAGGCCGGCGACCAGGTGCGCTTCAGCGGGCTTTCCACCGAAGGCCTCACGCTGGGCCACAGCGTCAGCATCGGGGCCTTCAGCCAGGTGATTGTGTCCACGTCGTTGCAGCAGCCGGGGGCGTTTATCCGCATCGGGCACCACGTCGGCATCGGCGAGTTTGCTTACCTGGGCGGCGCCGGCGGCCTGCGCATCGACGACGACTGTATTATCGGGCAGTACTTCAGTTGCCACCCCGAAAACCACCGCTACGCCGACCTGAGCACGCCCATCCGGCAGCAGGGCGTCACGCACCGCGGCATTCACATCGGCCCCAACTGCTGGATTGGCAGCAAGGTGACGGTGCTCGATGGCGTGGTGCTGGGCGAGGGCTGCGTGGTGGCGGCCGGGGCCGTGGTTACCCGTTCGTTTCCGGCCCGCAGTGTGCTGGGCGGGGTGCCGGCCCGCCTTCTTTCTTCGCGTGAGCCCCAGCCGGCCACGCCCCACATTGCCGAGCTAGTGCTATGA